The region CTTCTTACCCAACTACCAAGAAGTCAAAACTATTTAATGACCAGAAGTTTGGGCACTTTAGGTTAAGAGAGAGGTGATTCTACTAGAACCAGTATCCCACCCCTCCTTATCACCACTTCCCCACCTTTGAGGCTCTTATAAGGGGTCCTCAGGCACTCAAAATGCAGAGGATTTGGCTCCTTGCCCAGCAATGGGCTCGACAGATGCTCAGTAGATGTCTCCAGGGTGCATGAGTCCCATCTAGACAGGTCTGAACAGGTAGGACTAAGTCTTGCCCTTGCTACCCAGCCCACCCCTAGAAGCCATTCCATATATAAAGCTAACGTTTTTGGCTCCCTTTGAGATGTCACTGCATTCCCTGGAGGCACAATATGATAACCTCTTCTGTGATTTTTCAATTATAAAGTCAGATGTGAAAACTGAACAAAACCTTAGAAGTCAGATACAAGCTCCACTTTACAGACAAAGAACCGAGGCCTGGACAACTTGGGTAGCTTTTTCAAGTCAGAGATAATACCAGTATCAAAACCCAGCAGGAATCCTGACTCCTAGTACAGTGCTCTTCTTCAAGTACAAGCAAGCACATCACTACCCTGTGTGCAGAAACATCACTATGGTGGCAAAGGCCAGGAGTCACTCATCAGGCAGGAAGGCCATGAGGTCACAATTGGAAAAGACTTCAGTCTCATACGGTTCAACCCCTTCATTTATAGTGGAGGATCAAAAGGAATTGCCCAGCAcaggaggagctgagcccagtCCTCCACCAGCCTGCAGGATCTCCTAGGTCAGGGGTTGTGTCTTCTCCACCAGACTGGGGACTCCTCCTCAGGTTAGGGCCCAGTCACTGCAGGGAAAGAGATAAACAAGGCCGGGTGCGCTCTGGAAAAGCTCAGAGTCTGACACAGAGCCCCACTGCTTGCTCCCACCCCCAACCTCACAAAGTAGAGAGGGAGGTTGGTGTGGGGTCGCGCAGGGCCTGGGAATTCCGTGGGCTGTCCACAGCCATGACAGCTCCTTGTCCTCTCCAAGTCCCAGAGGGACATTTGTCCGGGTGGAGGAAACTCTCACCAGCTGCAGAAAACACCCCACTGGGGCCTCAGGCACAGAGCCAGAGTGCAGATCCTGGATCTAGTCTCAGAATCAAGACCCCCACCTTGGGTGGCCTCCTCCTCACTTCCCTTCCTGGCTGTAAGGGTGGGGGTTGGGTGTGAGTGCTAGTGCCCAACTCGCTGGACTTGTGGGAAAACTGGGCTTGCACGCAAACTTCAGCCTGGAGGGGCTTATGCTCTCAGGAGAGGTACAAGCGGGGTTCTGCCTGTCTGCCACTTACTAGGTGCCTGGAATCAGACATTTGGGGAGGGAACTGTGGCCCTTTGTTTGAGCCTGGCAGGAGGTAGCAGTTACCCTTCCCAAAGACAAGGCTACTGCAGATGAGGAGGGGCAGTTGGGCCAGGGCCTGGAGTCAAGTGGACGGGCTTCAATCCATCCCACATCTTCAATCATAACCAAGGAAAGGCCCATTCCATCTCTAGGCCTCCCTTTCCTCATCCATGAAATGGGAACAGAGACATTCTTCCTGTCCTGGAGGCCACCAGCAAGGTCAGAGTCAGGCCTGGGCACTGCAGAGCCCACTTTCCTTCAAGAGGGGGACTGTCATGCCTATAGCCAACATCTAGCCCCAGGGAAGGAGAAAAGCTGACAAAGGGCCTGGTATAGTATCCATGGGGACTCTGGCCCACCCCTTctatctcctcctcctcttcctgtcaGGTCTCTGGGGCAGAGAGTCTTGGCTATTTCTGGCTGCTGCCTCCAGgcttcaggcttcccaggctcACACAAGTGGTCCCCACACCCCAGCCCTGCTTTGATGGGGTGAACTGGGCTGAGAGTTCCCTGGCAAGAAAGGCACACTCATGTTGGATCTACAGATTGATACATAAGGGTCTATGCATGCGTGTGTCTTGGGGGGAGGGAAgttccccagctcccctcccaaGTACAGCTTTATCACTGTGAGCCACTGAGCCACTCCATCCTCCTGAAGACCTGCAGTTGAAAATCTCCTGAGGGGAAGATACATCCTACACGGGGCTGGGCCTCAGTTAACCTACTTGTAGCACAAAGTAGCAGAGAAGTTAACCACTAAGCTCCCTCGGGCTGACATTTTAGAATCCAGAGTCTGAGCTGGTAACCCAGGAAAGTTCCAGGCAAGATGGatagcaggaggcctggggctctcTGCTACCAGCTACGCAACCCTGGGCAATTCCCTTTCTgaagttttcctggtggctcaggtagtaaagaatctgcctgcaatgcaggagacccaagttggaTACTTGGGACAGGGAGATCCctttcagaagggaatggcaacccactccagtattcttgcctggagaattccatgaacagaggagcctggtgggctatagtccaggctGTTGCAAAGGCTTGTTgaaagcaactaacactttcactttcacactgtaAATGAAGGGGTTGAATCATAGGAGACCGAAATTCCTTCCGACTGTGACCTCCTGACACAAAGTGATCGCCCAGCATTTGTAGCACAGAGAGGACAGAGAACACAACGGTTAGGGATGTGGGTTCTGGGATCACACTGGGTGCACTCCAGTCCTAGCTGTGCTGCTCTCTGGCCACGTCACCTCGGCCAGGTGAGCAAACCTCCTGGTGACTCTGTCTCCTCATCTATGAGTTTAATAATACTTGACTCATGCATGCTGTAAGCAAAAAATGGATAACATCTATCAACTGAGGGAAAATAACAGCATCTACTCGTCAGATCGTTGTAAGGATTATGGAAGTTAAAGTGCTCACGAAAAGGCCTGCAGTGCAGTTTAAGGCTTCACTTAAACAGAAGCAGCCTGTCTCCTTCCCATCCACGGACACAGAGTCCCCTTAGCAGCGCCGCTTTTCTTTCCCCCAAGATCTGAGCTATACAGCAATGGACGAGCAGGGAGCACCCAGTGGGGAAGAGACATCAGCTTCCCATTCCCATCCCCAATCAGAGACTACTCCCACACTCAAGGGCCTTACTGAACGTTCACCTGTTACCCATCCATTTTACAGAGTAGGAAATCAAGGCTCAAAAAGAAACTGGACTAGCCCGATTCAGAGGCAGAGGCCCAAGGCAAAGGAGAATCTGCCCTGgaccccagcctggccctggaCAGACTCTACCTCTGTCTGTCCGTCTGGCACCCAAGTACCCCTGACTCACCAACCAAGGGGTGGGCCAGGTATTAACCTCGTCCTTGCACTTTCCCAGCTGAATGAGCTTGAAAAGCCATATAAATTCTCCGACCTTCATTCTGAACACTTTAGATATTGTCCAAATACCGTGCAATAGGTGTTAATTTATTGGCCCCATTTTGAGGAAGCAGAGGGTCAGAGTTAGGGTATCTGCACAAGGGGTTACAGCTGATTTAGTGCAGGTTAAATGGGATATCTTTGTAAACTGTCTTCACGGTGCCCTAAGGCCCGTAGGTGCCCACTATATggtcactattattattattattatttatcacaCGGAAGTGAGTGACCCGGCAGGTGTCCAGATGCCCTCCGGGCCCTCGGCCATCCAGCCTGCTGGCCACCACATCACATGAGCCCTACTATCTTTAGCCAGGGAGATATTTATATCCCCCGGGGGAAGTTTCTGTCGCTGCGGGGGGAGCCCCAGTGTGCGTGGCCGCTGCGTCCAGGCCCCCAGAGGCAGCCTCTGCCCCTCGAGCCCGCCATGCCGCAGGGCCCAGAGACCCCGGTGCAGGTGTGGGTGGGCAGCCAACTCTTCCAGGCAGACCGGGCCCTGCTAGTGGAGCATTGCGGCTTCTTCCGCGGCCTCTTCCGCTCGGGCATGCAGGAGGCGCGCGCTGCCGAGGTGCACCTGGGCGCGCTGAGCCCGGACGGCTTCCGCACCACGCTGCGGGTGCTGCGCGGAGAGCGTCCAGCGCTGGCGGCTGCCGACGAGCTGCTGCAGGCCGTGGAGTGCGCCGCCTTCCTGCAGGCGCCGGCGCTGGCGCGCTTCCTAGAGCACAGCCTCACGTCGGAGAACTGCGCGCTGCTGTGCGACGCGGCCGCAGCCTTCGGCCTGCACGACGTCTTCCACAGCGCCGCGCTCTTCATCCGCGACGGCGCCCGCGAGCTGGCGGCCGAGCTGGCGCTGCCCGAGGCCCGCACCTACGTGGCGGCCCTGCGGCCCAGCAGCTACGTGGCTGTGAGCACACATGCGCCGGCGCCCGGCTTCCTGGAGGACCCTTCGCGCACCATGTGCTACCTGGATGAGGAGGAGGACACCTGGCGGACGCTGGCCGCGCTGCCCCTGGAGGCCAGCACGCTCCTGGCCGGCGTGGCCACGCTGGGCAACAAGCTCTACATTGTGGGGGGTGTGCGGGGCCCCAACAAGGAGGTGGTGGACCTGGGCTTCTGCTACGACCCCGACGGCGGAACGTGGCGCGAgttccccagcccccaccagccGCGCTACGACACGGCGCTGGCCGGCTTCGAGGGCCACCTCTACGCCATCGGGGGGGAGTTCCAGAGGACAGCTATGAGCTCAGTGGAGCGCTACGACCCGGCCTCGGGCTGCTGGAGCTTCATGGCCGACTTGCCGCAGCCAGCTGCCGGCGTACCCTGCGCACATGCCCGCGGCCGCCTCTTCGTGTGTCTGTGGCAGCCGGCAGACACGACGGCCGTAGTGGAGTACGCTGTGCGGGCTGATGAGTGGCTGCCCGTGGCCGAGCTGCGGCGCCCGCAGAGCTACGGCCACTGCATGGTGGCCCACCGCGACAGCCTCTACGTGGTGCGTAACGGACCTAAGGATGACTTCCTGCACTGCGCCATCGACTGCCTCAACCTAGCCACGGGCCAGTGGACAGCGCTGCCGGGTCAGTTCGTCAACAGCAAAGGCGCGCTCTTCACTGCCGTGGTGCGCGGCGACACCGTCTATACGGTCAACCGCGTGTTCACCCTGCTCTATGCCATTGAGGGCGGCTCCTGGCGGCTGCTTAGGGAGAAGGCCGGCTTCCCACGGCCCGGTTCCTTGCAGACCTTTCTCCTGAGGCTGCCTCCCGGTGCCCGGGGGCCTGTGGCCTCGACAACACCAGAACTGTGATCCTTAGGCTGGACTTTTCGGACTAGATGCCCAGAGCCTTCTGTGAGCTATGGCTGAGTCTATGAGAGTGACCTTAGGAGCTGCCGGAAACTTCAGGCCCTGGTTGAGATGTCCGGGGTCTTGTGACTTCTGGTTGTGTGAAGGTATCCAAGAATCTCAGGAAGCGTCGACTCGGGATCTCAACCCTCAAATTACTTGGGCTCTCTTGAGAGCTGGTGGGTCACAACGTCAGTGGAAGGGATGGGGGATAGGATTTCAATAATCCAGGCTTGTGTGTGAAAGGGCCAGTAATTGAGGACCGGCTGGGAGTGGGTTAAGTGATGTTAATGAAACTGCCAGTGAAGTAAGAATTAGGTACATTGCACCTAATGTGACTGTAGTTACCAGACAGGGGTTCAAAAGCTTAGAGTCTAGCCCAGAACAACAAAGTGTTTACATGCACTTGTCTTGATCCGCAGAGGGCTGAAGGCaacttagaaaaacaaacaagaaacaaaccCTGCAATATAATAAACAAAGTACTGAAGCAATCAGGACAAAGGGAAAATAGGGAGAGGGAAAATATGTTATTCCAGGCAGGAGGGTAGTAAACAAACTGTATTAAGACAGACAGGATAATTAGCTGCTAAAGGGGGTGATTCAGAAGAGGAGAGGCAGGGAAAGCTGAGCAGATGGGAAGAGCCTGTGAGCCCTGTCTTTGAGGCAGAGCAGCTATAGATGGAGGCCTCTGGGGAGGCATCGAGGCTGGCCTGGCCTGTGGAGAGAGAGACTGAACAGCATCTAGAGTGAGACCTGTGAGGGAGAACGGGATCCCGGCACCATTTAATGGGATGTGGGCCCACAGGGGAGAGCCCAGTCGGAGGTCTCTTGCCCACTGCCTTTTTTGTCATCACCCCAGGGGCGGTGGACTGTTAATTTTCATGACTTTAGGTTACTCAAAGTATGAGCCCAATTTAGAGCAGGTCTGatggtggctctgctggtaaagaatccgcctgccaatgcaggagacatgggtttgatccctgggccaggaagatcccctggagaaggaaatggcaacccactccagtattcttgcttgggaaatcccatggacagaggagcctggtgagctacagtccatagggttgcaaaagagtcagataggacttagtaAATAAACAAACGGCCTCCATTGCTGCCATTCCCTGAACCTGgaatgcctctctctctctctctctctgttgccTCCTCTGTGCAGGGTTGGCTGTTCCCAGCCTTGACTGCCTGCATTGCTCACTGGACCCCTGGCTGACATCATTGTCTGTGTCTGTATGCGCACAGTCGTGCAGCTGTGCACGTATGCAGATAGCAAGAACACAGATCTTATTGTGCTGTCAGCTGAGCCGGGGCACTTTCCTACCTGCAGAATCAAATGATGAGGTCCTACAAATGCacatatctataaaacagaagcaggctcacagacataaagaaggGCTTGGGGTTGCCAAGGAAGAGGAGGGTTTGGGAGGGAAGGATTGAAAGTCTGGGTTtagtagatacaaactattatatacaaaatggataagcaacaaggtcctacttacATATAGCACAGAGGATTAAaagcaatatcctgtgataaaccataatggaaatatatatatatagacatatatatatgagtcactttgctgtacaccagaaattaacacaatattgtaaatagttcaataaaattatttttttaaagagaaaaacacaaggtCCTAAAAGACCCCAGGCTATAGCGACTGCTAGTTAGGGATCTGGTGATGACCTCTGGTGTTAGgactcttatctctcctttagCATACCCCTACGCTGGTCTCTGGTCAGATGCCCAGCTCAGTCGCCCAGCTGCTCCATGCCCCTGGGCAGACTTCTTTGAGTGGTCCTAAATGGTCTCTGTCCTCCAAGATGCAAGGCCTGTGGGAAATCCTGGCCTCGTCACAAATGGCAAGTAACAGCATCACCCAGATACCTCCTGGGCATGGAGCCTAGTGTCTGGATTGCCCCTTGCTGCCTTTCCCCTGAACTATGTCCCAAACCCTGGAGAACGTGGACCTAGAAGCCTGGGACCTTTCAGGCCTGGATTAACCTAATCTGATGAGTCACAATAATAAATCCTGACTTTTCCATCCTGTGAATGATGTGCAGAGTACTTTCTCATCTGTCTTCCCATTCTAGCCCTGCCTCAGCCTGAGAGTTGTGTACCTTCTCCCAGTTGATGAGATATGTGAGGTTCAGTGACCAAGTGGCTGGCCCACGCCACAGAGCCCATCACTTTTTTGTTCTATCAAAGTGTCATTTTATTCACATGTCAAATCTAACTCATTAAGAAGGGAACCAAAAAATAGTAAGGCTTGTTCAGTGGTCCATTTGAGAGGCAAAAGGTCTGTATATTTTGTTGGAAAAGGCACACCAAAATAAGTTTGCTAAGGTAGAGGTGAAGCTGGTTAATATCTTATAGGGAATAATGCCATAAATGTTGTGGTTCTCTACTGGGCTAAATTCCTTTTCATATTCacgtatatgcacatacatacttGTATATGGAGCTACAAGTTAGCATATAACTCTACAAAGTCAGGACCCTAATCAGTAGTAAATTGTTGGGACTTTTCCAGtggcccactggttaagaatctgccttgcaatgctggggacacaggtttgacccctggtcagggaactaaggtcccacatgctgcagaacaactaaACCTGCACTACAACGAAAAATCCCATgtgacacaactaagacctgatgcagccaaataaatagttttttaaaacagtaaattgTAGAACAAAGGTACAGTCtcttgccaagtcacttcagtcatgtccgactctttgcaaccctgtggaccatacgtcgcctaccaggctcctctgtccttggattctctgggcaagaatactggagtggattgccatgccctcctccagaggatcttcccaacccaggaagaaTTAAATAACTCTGAGTGCTTCAACCCTGCCCCAGAACGACACTGAAAGGACACACAGTCCTCCTTTTGCCTATTTCCAAGTTACGGATAATTTTTCTTAAAGCGCAGAACACTCTCCTCCTTGCTCACTCCTCCTGACTGATGCTGAACACACTTCCGGTCTCCAGGCCCACCAGCTCCTCGGCTCTCTCAGCCCGCAGACCTTCGTCAGCTTCTGCAGCCAACCACATGAACCAGCCCAGACCGGCCTGCTGGCTCCAGGCTTCAGTTGTCCGTTGGTCCCGAGCAGCCCTTACTGAGATGCCTTTTGTGTGTAATAATAACACAGTATTCACAGAGAGTTTTCCCACAGTAGACTTATTTAAGCTTTGCAAGAATTTTAAGTGGTAGGCAGCTGGGCAACATCCCCACTCCCTTCTTaaagataaagttaaaaaaacaacaacaaacaaacaaacccaaacacCTAAAGGTCACAGTGACTAGAAGAGGCCTGAGTAGGAAGTAGCAGATCCTGGCTTTGACCCCAGGGCCATGTGCTGTTTTCTGTTGCTGCCTCCCCTCCCTGTTCCACTGACATACTGGGATGGACAGAGTGGTTCTGCCACTATCAATTACACTCCCCTCCCTGTTACCCGTCTTACTACACCTCTTCTCTCGGGGTTCATCTGCCCCCCTGGACTCAGCCCTTTCTCTCTAACCCCTGAGATAGGAAAATTAACTGTCCTGGGTTCTCTTGCCTTAGGATCTACCTGGGAGGTGAATGGCCCCCTTCAAAAGggtgttaattaattaattaacgaAAGGGTGTTAATGACTGATGAAGACCTGGGGGTGGGCATCAGACACATTGACAGATACTCCCTCAGTGTGGGGCGGTTTTAATAATCCAGCCCACCTCCTCTTCTGGCCTCACAGGTCAGCCTCCATCATTTCTTCATACAGCCTGCGCCCTTGGCAAAGATGGTTACCATGTGTGGTTTGCAGAAAGCAGAAGTCTGGGAGGAGATGGGATAGGGGATCTTGACAGAActtcggctttcacgcagagtcGCACAGTCAGTAAAGTGGAAGAGCATGGACCTGTGACCAGGATTTGGGATTCTCCACCTCTCATGCCCTGGCATCCAAACTGCATGTAGGTGCCTGGGGGAGCAGGCTAGGTGCAGGAAGGCAAGTTACAGAGATATTGGGAGCCCAGAAGGCTGAGTTTGAAATCTCTCTGTGCCCGCCCAGAGAGACACTCTAAGAAGTTTTGTCCTTCCAGAGagatctacacacacacaaacgcacgcgcgcgcgcacacacacacacacacaaacacagagctTAATTCAGTAAGGTGCATTTCCCTGAACTTCCATGAGAGCCCTGTAGCCCCATTCCCTGGAGCTCCCTCCTGTCTTCTGTAAACTTTCTccctgaccctgatgctggatgcCCTGCACCCCAAGTGTTCCTCTCCCTGGGAATTTTCTGGTTTGCTTACATAGCCTGCCTGACAGAGGCAAGAGGACTCACCAGCCTTTCCCACACTCCATCCAGGGCCTGCTTCCCTGCTGGCCACTCCAGCGTGCTTACATGGGCAGAGCTGTCCTGATGACCCACCGGCCATGAACTGTTGCTTCTCTGCTTAGACCCTTGGGTGTGTCTCATCTCTCTTGAGTGAGAGCCAAGTCCGTTCCAGATCCCCTGTCCCATTTCCTCCCAATTTCATCCTTCATCTACTGAAGCTGAGCTCCATGAGAACAGAGATTCGTGTctgtttgttcactgctgtatcacCAGGACAGTGAATAGAACATAGTAAGGGCTTAATAAATACtgatattgaatgaatgaatggtgctCAATGGAtatcaaaagaataaatgaatccaTCACATGGAAAACCCACAGAGAGAGGC is a window of Ovis canadensis isolate MfBH-ARS-UI-01 breed Bighorn chromosome 7, ARS-UI_OviCan_v2, whole genome shotgun sequence DNA encoding:
- the KBTBD13 gene encoding kelch repeat and BTB domain-containing protein 13 — translated: MPQGPETPVQVWVGSQLFQADRALLVEHCGFFRGLFRSGMQEARAAEVHLGALSPDGFRTTLRVLRGERPALAAADELLQAVECAAFLQAPALARFLEHSLTSENCALLCDAAAAFGLHDVFHSAALFIRDGARELAAELALPEARTYVAALRPSSYVAVSTHAPAPGFLEDPSRTMCYLDEEEDTWRTLAALPLEASTLLAGVATLGNKLYIVGGVRGPNKEVVDLGFCYDPDGGTWREFPSPHQPRYDTALAGFEGHLYAIGGEFQRTAMSSVERYDPASGCWSFMADLPQPAAGVPCAHARGRLFVCLWQPADTTAVVEYAVRADEWLPVAELRRPQSYGHCMVAHRDSLYVVRNGPKDDFLHCAIDCLNLATGQWTALPGQFVNSKGALFTAVVRGDTVYTVNRVFTLLYAIEGGSWRLLREKAGFPRPGSLQTFLLRLPPGARGPVASTTPEL